In Thalassococcus arenae, a single window of DNA contains:
- a CDS encoding RraA family protein, which yields MTQDTIPASLLERLRKVDTPTVCNAIEVAQGKRGFNRFTRGTMQHCRPGMPAMVGRARTARIAGLAPPTEDNATIKARRLAYFRAMARGPGPTVAVIEDVDYPDCIAGWWGEVHVAVHKGLGMTGALTNGVMRDLDVIDDGFPILAGSIGPSHGFVHVRDLGKPVTIMGLQVAEDDLVHADRHGAVVIPEDVLPALEAAIDTVFANEAIILGPAREPGFTIDTLEAAWARFEARRT from the coding sequence ATGACGCAAGACACCATCCCGGCATCGCTGCTCGAACGGTTGCGGAAGGTCGACACGCCGACCGTCTGCAATGCGATCGAAGTGGCCCAGGGCAAGCGCGGGTTCAACCGCTTCACCAGGGGAACGATGCAGCATTGCCGTCCCGGAATGCCCGCGATGGTCGGGCGGGCGCGCACCGCCCGGATCGCGGGTCTGGCACCGCCGACCGAGGACAACGCCACCATCAAGGCGCGGCGGCTGGCCTATTTCCGCGCCATGGCGCGCGGACCGGGCCCGACCGTCGCAGTGATCGAAGACGTCGACTATCCCGATTGCATCGCCGGCTGGTGGGGCGAGGTGCATGTGGCGGTCCACAAGGGTCTGGGAATGACGGGTGCGCTGACCAACGGCGTGATGCGCGATCTCGACGTCATCGACGACGGCTTTCCCATCCTCGCCGGGTCGATCGGGCCCAGCCACGGATTCGTTCACGTCCGCGATTTGGGGAAACCGGTCACGATCATGGGCTTGCAGGTCGCCGAAGACGACCTGGTCCATGCCGACCGCCACGGGGCGGTTGTGATCCCCGAAGACGTGCTGCCTGCTCTCGAAGCCGCGATCGACACCGTGTTCGCGAACGAGGCCATCATCCTCGGACCAGCCCGCGAACCGGGGTTCACCATCGACACGCTGGAAGCCGCCTGGGCCCGGTTCGAGGCCCGGCGCACCTGA
- a CDS encoding LacI family DNA-binding transcriptional regulator produces MTASDVAKAAGVSQPTVSRVFSRSTSVDPEKAERVRKVARELGYIPNLVARSLNSGNSFRIGIVLAYLKNGFFSEALHRLSKALNAKGYSVTVYFAGNSADEVNAIVDDLLADRVDGIVLASISLSNTLVSRVRNSGIPCVLFNRGQSDPKTSMVTASNFDGGKRATEFLIAAGHKRIAHLAGWREALNGVERMQGFLAAMQAAGMEPAACTDCHFRRTVAMQETRRLFAQPQVPDAVFVANDHMAFGVLEVLREELGLRVPQDVSVIGYDDAPMAAWKTFDLTTVRQPLNRMIEATVALLLGEIQGENRKPEKVEIPGQLVVRGSARIPVGWHDAEKEAVAGCQRPDPTGARK; encoded by the coding sequence GTGACGGCAAGCGATGTGGCAAAGGCGGCTGGTGTCAGTCAGCCGACGGTCAGCCGCGTCTTCAGCCGCTCGACATCGGTCGACCCCGAAAAGGCCGAGCGCGTCCGAAAGGTCGCGCGCGAACTGGGCTACATTCCCAATCTGGTCGCGCGATCGCTGAACTCGGGCAATTCCTTTAGGATCGGCATCGTGCTGGCCTATCTCAAGAACGGATTTTTCAGCGAAGCGCTGCACCGTCTTTCCAAGGCGTTGAACGCCAAGGGGTATTCGGTCACGGTCTACTTCGCGGGCAACAGCGCCGACGAGGTCAACGCCATCGTCGACGACCTGCTGGCCGATCGCGTGGACGGGATCGTTCTGGCCAGCATAAGTCTCAGCAACACGCTGGTGTCACGGGTGCGCAATTCCGGCATCCCCTGCGTCTTGTTCAACCGCGGTCAAAGCGATCCCAAGACGTCGATGGTCACCGCGTCGAATTTCGACGGCGGCAAGCGGGCGACCGAGTTCCTCATCGCGGCCGGTCACAAGCGGATCGCCCATCTTGCCGGATGGCGCGAGGCGCTGAACGGCGTCGAACGCATGCAGGGTTTCCTGGCCGCGATGCAGGCCGCCGGTATGGAACCGGCAGCCTGTACCGACTGTCATTTCCGGCGCACCGTCGCGATGCAGGAAACCCGGCGCCTGTTCGCGCAGCCGCAAGTGCCGGATGCTGTGTTCGTGGCCAACGATCACATGGCCTTCGGTGTGCTCGAGGTATTGCGCGAGGAACTGGGGTTGCGCGTGCCGCAGGACGTTTCGGTCATCGGTTATGACGACGCGCCGATGGCTGCCTGGAAGACTTTCGATTTGACGACCGTGCGCCAACCGCTGAACCGGATGATCGAGGCCACGGTCGCGCTGCTGCTGGGTGAAATCCAGGGCGAAAACCGCAAGCCGGAAAAGGTTGAAATTCCGGGGCAACTGGTGGTTCGCGGTTCCGCGCGCATCCCGGTTGGATGGCACGATGCCGAAAAGGAAGCGGTCGCGGGTTGCCAGCGGCCCGATCCAACAGGAGCACGGAAATGA